Proteins encoded together in one Variovorax paradoxus EPS window:
- a CDS encoding DUF72 domain-containing protein, producing MSKATSTRSKTNIKVGIGGWTYEPWRDNFYPKGLAQAKELNYASRHVSAIEINGTYYSTFKPETFRKWHDDTPEDFMFSMKASRFTTNRKVLATAGESIQRFIDSGVSELGDKLGPIVWQFMPTKQFDAEDFEAFLELLPKKEGSRVLRHVMDVRHESFITPAYKALAKKHKVSTVFTDADKFPSFEEPEGDVAYARLMMADAKLKTGYGPKALDTWAERAQGWTGSPKKRDVFVYFINGAKERAPAAAGALLERLGWEPPEGT from the coding sequence GTGAGCAAGGCAACATCGACTCGGAGCAAGACGAACATCAAGGTCGGCATCGGCGGCTGGACCTACGAACCCTGGCGCGACAACTTCTATCCCAAGGGCCTCGCGCAGGCCAAGGAGTTGAACTACGCGAGCCGCCACGTGAGCGCCATCGAGATCAACGGCACCTACTACAGCACCTTCAAGCCCGAGACCTTCCGCAAGTGGCACGACGACACGCCGGAGGACTTCATGTTCTCGATGAAGGCCTCGCGCTTCACCACCAACCGCAAGGTGCTCGCGACCGCGGGCGAATCGATCCAGCGCTTCATCGACAGCGGCGTGAGCGAACTGGGCGACAAGCTCGGGCCGATCGTCTGGCAGTTCATGCCGACCAAGCAGTTCGATGCGGAAGACTTCGAGGCGTTTCTCGAATTGCTGCCGAAGAAGGAAGGCAGCCGCGTGCTGCGCCACGTTATGGACGTGCGGCACGAGAGCTTCATCACACCCGCCTACAAGGCGCTCGCCAAGAAGCACAAGGTCTCGACCGTGTTCACCGACGCGGACAAGTTTCCGTCGTTCGAGGAGCCCGAGGGCGACGTCGCCTATGCGCGGCTCATGATGGCCGACGCGAAGCTCAAGACGGGGTATGGACCGAAGGCGCTCGATACCTGGGCCGAGCGTGCGCAGGGCTGGACCGGATCGCCCAAGAAGCGGGACGTGTTCGTCTACTTCATCAATGGCGCCAAAGAAAGAGCACCGGCCGCGGCCGGTGCTTTGCTGGAGCGCCTGGGGTGGGAGCCCCCCGAGGGGACTTAG
- a CDS encoding ion transporter, which yields MTTPLQSTAASPAPSVADLAVGDARFGKPDGGWQRALFSVIFESESRLGRLFDLILIAVIVTSVAVVILDSVQAIHLRAGHVFGVLEWVFTGLFTLEYIGRLACVKRPLRYATSFYGVIDLLALLPTFLVALAPEFAYLIDVRILRLLRVFRIFKLSRYSAEYRALVSAVAASRRKITVFVGFVMLVVLVMGTLMYVVEGPVHGFTSIPVAIYWAISTMATVGFGDLVPKTDLGRAIASVMMLLGWGVLAVPTGIVTAEMARRGPDDEAVPLTGRGILAMTPPPAVPPRRLTPAARRRALAQHRRGGR from the coding sequence ATGACGACCCCCTTGCAAAGCACCGCCGCATCCCCCGCCCCTTCGGTCGCTGACCTGGCCGTTGGCGACGCCCGCTTCGGCAAGCCCGACGGAGGCTGGCAGCGCGCGCTGTTCTCGGTGATCTTCGAATCCGAATCGCGCCTGGGCCGCCTGTTCGACCTGATCCTCATCGCCGTGATCGTGACCAGCGTGGCGGTGGTGATCCTCGACAGCGTGCAGGCGATCCACCTGCGCGCGGGCCATGTGTTCGGCGTGCTCGAATGGGTCTTCACCGGCCTCTTCACGCTCGAGTACATCGGGCGCCTCGCCTGCGTGAAGCGCCCCCTGCGCTATGCCACCAGCTTCTACGGCGTGATCGACCTGCTCGCGCTGCTGCCGACTTTTCTCGTCGCGCTCGCACCGGAGTTCGCCTACCTGATCGACGTGCGCATCCTGCGGCTTCTGCGCGTGTTCCGGATCTTCAAGCTGTCGCGTTATTCGGCGGAGTACCGCGCGCTGGTGTCGGCCGTCGCGGCGAGCCGCCGGAAAATCACCGTGTTCGTCGGCTTCGTGATGCTGGTGGTGCTGGTGATGGGCACGCTGATGTACGTGGTCGAAGGCCCGGTGCACGGCTTCACGAGCATTCCGGTCGCGATCTACTGGGCCATCTCGACGATGGCCACCGTGGGCTTCGGCGACCTCGTGCCCAAGACCGACCTGGGACGCGCGATTGCCTCGGTGATGATGCTGCTGGGCTGGGGCGTGCTGGCCGTGCCCACCGGCATCGTGACCGCCGAGATGGCGCGTCGCGGGCCCGACGATGAAGCCGTGCCGCTGACCGGACGCGGCATCCTCGCGATGACGCCGCCGCCTGCCGTACCGCCGCGGCGGCTTACGCCGGCTGCCAGACGACGCGCCCTTGCGCAGCATCGTCGAGGCGGGCGATGA
- a CDS encoding KdsC family phosphatase, with amino-acid sequence MPLAFQAETLLAAQDVRIVFFDIDGVLTDGGVYFTEHGETLKRFSILDGYGLKLLKLAGIVPAVITGRDSKPLRVRLEALGIEHVRYGTEDKLPAAEAMLEQLGFTWAQAAAIGDDWPDLPVLTRVGFAAAPANAHVEVRGIARYVTQARGGEGAAREFCDLLLTACGQYRHLLDAARGPNP; translated from the coding sequence ATGCCGCTCGCGTTCCAGGCCGAAACATTGCTTGCCGCTCAGGATGTCCGCATCGTCTTCTTCGACATCGACGGCGTGCTGACCGACGGCGGCGTCTATTTCACCGAACACGGCGAAACGCTCAAGCGATTCAGCATCCTGGACGGCTACGGCCTCAAGCTGCTGAAGCTGGCGGGCATCGTGCCGGCCGTGATCACCGGCCGCGATTCCAAGCCGCTGCGCGTGCGGCTCGAGGCGCTCGGCATCGAGCACGTGCGCTACGGCACCGAAGACAAATTGCCCGCGGCCGAAGCGATGCTCGAACAGCTCGGCTTTACTTGGGCGCAGGCCGCGGCCATCGGCGACGACTGGCCCGACCTGCCGGTGCTCACGCGCGTGGGCTTTGCCGCGGCGCCGGCCAACGCGCACGTCGAGGTGCGCGGCATTGCGCGCTACGTCACCCAGGCGCGCGGCGGTGAAGGTGCGGCGCGCGAATTCTGCGACCTGCTGCTCACGGCCTGCGGCCAGTACCGCCACCTGCTCGACGCCGCGCGAGGCCCGAACCCATGA
- the metX gene encoding homoserine O-succinyltransferase MetX produces MSSPPLVVSPQSMQFAGPLALRSGASISDYTLAYETYGTLNADRSNAVLVCHALNASHHVAGVYEGQARSEGWWDNMVGPGKPVDTDRFFVIGVNNLGSCFGSTGPMHVNPATGRVYGADFPVVTVEDWVDAQAVLLDALGIRTLAAVMGGSLGGMQALSWTLQYPDRVRHAVVVASAPNLTAENIAFNEVARRAIVTDPDFHGGHFYEHGVIPKRGLRIARMIGHITYLSDDVMNEKFGRILRSAVEGEAAGLDYRYSTQDVEFQIESYLRYQGDKFSEYFDANTYLLITRALDYFDPARSHGGQLSTALSKATAKFLLVSFKTDWRFSPARSRELVKALLDNRRNVSYAEIDAPHGHDAFLLDDVRYIGVVRSYFERVAKELQ; encoded by the coding sequence ATGTCGTCCCCTCCTTTGGTCGTCAGTCCGCAGTCGATGCAGTTCGCAGGCCCGCTGGCCCTGCGCAGCGGCGCATCGATCAGCGACTACACGCTCGCCTACGAAACCTACGGCACGCTCAATGCCGACCGCAGCAACGCGGTGCTGGTCTGCCATGCGCTGAACGCCTCGCACCACGTCGCGGGCGTCTACGAGGGCCAGGCCCGTTCCGAGGGCTGGTGGGACAACATGGTCGGCCCCGGCAAGCCGGTCGACACCGACCGCTTCTTCGTGATCGGCGTCAACAACCTCGGCTCCTGCTTCGGCTCGACCGGCCCGATGCACGTCAACCCCGCCACCGGTCGCGTCTATGGCGCCGACTTCCCGGTGGTCACCGTCGAAGACTGGGTCGATGCGCAAGCCGTGCTGCTCGATGCTTTGGGCATCCGGACGCTGGCCGCCGTGATGGGCGGCAGCCTCGGCGGCATGCAGGCGCTGTCGTGGACGCTGCAGTATCCCGATCGCGTGCGCCACGCCGTGGTGGTGGCCAGCGCGCCCAACCTCACGGCCGAGAACATCGCCTTCAACGAAGTCGCGCGCCGCGCCATCGTGACCGACCCCGATTTCCACGGCGGCCACTTCTACGAACACGGCGTGATCCCCAAGCGGGGCCTGCGCATCGCGCGGATGATCGGCCACATCACGTACCTGAGCGACGACGTGATGAACGAGAAGTTCGGACGCATCCTGCGCAGCGCCGTCGAAGGCGAGGCGGCGGGGCTCGACTACCGCTATTCCACGCAGGACGTCGAGTTCCAGATCGAGAGCTACCTGCGCTACCAGGGCGACAAGTTCAGCGAGTACTTCGACGCCAACACCTACCTGCTGATCACCCGCGCGCTCGATTACTTCGACCCCGCGCGCAGCCACGGCGGCCAACTCAGCACCGCGCTCTCAAAGGCCACGGCCAAGTTCCTGCTCGTGAGCTTCAAGACCGACTGGCGCTTCTCGCCCGCGCGCAGCCGCGAGCTCGTGAAGGCGCTGCTGGACAACCGCCGCAACGTGAGCTACGCCGAGATCGACGCGCCGCACGGCCACGACGCCTTCCTGCTCGACGACGTGCGCTACATCGGCGTGGTGCGCTCGTACTTCGAACGCGTGGCGAAGGAATTGCAATGA
- a CDS encoding alpha/beta hydrolase produces MSDALPLPQRVPLSTPDGETLALRRLPVAGTPRAVIVVVHGLGEHAGRYHGLAKRLHEWGFAVWAHDHFGHGESTGVRGGLPSELRLVDDLALVIDDARRETPGVPIVLLGHSLGGLVAASLVARGVRPVDGLVLSSPGLDPGLSGFQKALLAVLPRIAPNLRVGNGLDDNFLSHDRAVVQAYRDDPLTHDRIGSRLARFLAYEGATVQQAAARWPVSTLLIYAGDDRLVRPEASRAFAAAAAPSGKVEAQCFETLYHEIFNELDAEPVFAALQRWLDKRFPANGSNASNRG; encoded by the coding sequence TTGAGCGACGCGCTGCCGTTGCCGCAGCGTGTGCCGCTGTCCACGCCGGATGGCGAGACGCTGGCGCTGCGCCGGCTGCCCGTTGCCGGAACGCCGCGCGCGGTGATCGTCGTGGTGCACGGCCTCGGCGAGCATGCGGGGCGCTATCACGGGCTCGCGAAGCGGCTGCATGAATGGGGCTTCGCGGTCTGGGCGCACGACCATTTCGGCCATGGCGAATCGACCGGCGTGCGCGGCGGGCTGCCGAGCGAGCTGCGGCTGGTCGACGACCTTGCGCTGGTGATCGACGATGCGCGCCGCGAAACCCCCGGGGTGCCGATCGTGCTGCTGGGACACAGCCTCGGTGGACTGGTCGCGGCGAGCCTGGTGGCGCGCGGCGTGCGGCCTGTCGATGGCTTGGTGCTCTCGTCGCCGGGGCTCGATCCGGGCCTGAGCGGGTTCCAGAAGGCGCTGCTCGCGGTGCTGCCGCGCATCGCGCCGAACCTGCGCGTGGGCAATGGCCTCGACGACAACTTTCTTTCGCACGATCGCGCTGTCGTGCAGGCTTACCGCGACGATCCGCTCACGCACGATCGCATCGGCAGCCGGCTCGCGCGTTTTCTCGCCTACGAAGGCGCCACGGTGCAGCAGGCGGCGGCGCGATGGCCCGTCTCCACGTTGCTGATCTATGCGGGCGACGACCGGCTCGTGAGGCCCGAGGCGAGCCGTGCATTCGCAGCGGCCGCCGCGCCCAGCGGCAAGGTCGAAGCGCAGTGCTTCGAGACCCTGTACCACGAGATATTCAACGAGCTGGACGCCGAGCCCGTGTTCGCCGCGCTGCAGCGCTGGCTCGACAAGCGGTTCCCGGCGAACGGGTCGAACGCGTCAAACCGCGGCTGA
- a CDS encoding TMEM165/GDT1 family protein, whose translation MEAFLVATGVVALAEMGDKTQLLALLLAARFRKPWPIVLGIFAATIVNHALAGAVGNYITRWLGPEVLRWILGGSFIAMAVWMLIPDKLDDDDAPGASHFGVFGTTLIAFFLAEMGDKTQIATVMLAARFTQDYFWVVTGTTLGMMLANAPVVWLGEKIVRRVPIKLVHGISAAIFLVLGIVMIVGW comes from the coding sequence ATGGAAGCTTTTCTCGTAGCAACGGGCGTCGTCGCGCTCGCGGAAATGGGCGACAAGACCCAACTCCTCGCCCTTCTTCTCGCGGCCCGTTTCAGGAAACCCTGGCCCATCGTCCTCGGCATCTTTGCCGCCACCATCGTCAACCATGCCCTGGCGGGCGCCGTCGGCAACTACATCACGCGCTGGCTCGGCCCCGAGGTGCTGCGCTGGATTCTTGGCGGCTCCTTCATCGCGATGGCCGTCTGGATGCTGATTCCCGACAAGCTCGACGATGACGATGCCCCCGGCGCCTCGCACTTCGGCGTTTTCGGCACCACGCTGATTGCCTTCTTCCTCGCCGAGATGGGCGACAAGACCCAGATCGCCACCGTCATGCTCGCCGCCCGCTTCACGCAGGACTACTTCTGGGTCGTCACCGGCACCACGCTCGGGATGATGCTGGCCAATGCGCCGGTGGTGTGGCTGGGCGAGAAGATCGTGCGACGCGTGCCCATCAAGCTTGTGCACGGTATTTCGGCGGCGATCTTCCTGGTGCTGGGCATCGTGATGATCGTCGGCTGGTAA
- a CDS encoding bactofilin family protein, whose protein sequence is MATQSPFFGKRDRDTDSLTSRPAPLVGSGTNLSGTPVNPSSLTAQQGGLAAAAAAPAAKEGGSKLTVGPNIKLKGVEITDCDTLVVEGLVEATMDSRLMQIAEQGEFKGSAEIDIAEIRGVFDGNLTVREKLVIHSTGKVTGKIRYGKIVIEEGGQLSGEISFGAKPALQAAA, encoded by the coding sequence TTGGCTACACAGTCCCCCTTCTTCGGCAAGCGCGATCGTGACACCGACTCGTTGACATCCCGCCCCGCACCGCTGGTCGGTTCGGGCACCAATCTGTCGGGCACGCCCGTCAATCCCTCCTCGTTGACCGCGCAGCAAGGCGGCCTCGCCGCCGCAGCGGCAGCACCCGCGGCCAAGGAAGGCGGCAGCAAGCTCACTGTCGGCCCGAACATCAAGCTGAAGGGCGTCGAGATCACCGATTGCGACACGCTCGTGGTCGAAGGCCTGGTCGAAGCGACCATGGACTCGCGCCTGATGCAGATCGCCGAGCAAGGCGAATTCAAGGGCTCGGCCGAAATAGACATCGCCGAAATCCGCGGCGTCTTCGACGGCAACCTCACGGTGCGCGAGAAGCTCGTCATTCACTCGACCGGCAAGGTCACCGGCAAGATCCGCTACGGCAAGATCGTGATCGAGGAAGGCGGCCAGCTTTCCGGCGAGATCAGCTTCGGCGCCAAGCCTGCCCTGCAAGCGGCGGCCTAA
- a CDS encoding RNA recognition motif domain-containing protein yields the protein MGNKLYVGNLPYSVRDGDLEQAFGQFGAVTSAKVMMERDTGRSKGFGFVEMGSDAEAQAAINGMNGQPLGGRSVVVNEARPMEARPPRSGGGGYGGGGGGYGGGGGGGYGGGGGGGGYGGGGGGDRSGGGGGRSGGGGYGGGGGRSGGGGGGGGDGGFRSPYGAGPRGGGGGGRSGGGGGYGGGGNSGY from the coding sequence ATGGGCAACAAACTGTACGTCGGCAACCTGCCTTACTCGGTGCGCGACGGTGATCTCGAACAGGCATTCGGGCAGTTCGGCGCAGTGACCAGCGCCAAAGTCATGATGGAACGCGACACCGGTCGCTCGAAGGGCTTCGGCTTCGTCGAGATGGGCAGTGACGCCGAAGCGCAAGCTGCCATCAACGGCATGAACGGCCAACCCCTGGGCGGCCGCAGCGTCGTCGTCAACGAAGCACGTCCGATGGAAGCACGTCCCCCGCGCAGCGGTGGTGGCGGCTACGGCGGCGGCGGTGGTGGTTATGGCGGCGGTGGTGGCGGAGGCTACGGCGGCGGCGGTGGTGGTGGCGGCTACGGTGGTGGCGGCGGCGGCGATCGCAGCGGTGGCGGTGGTGGCCGTTCCGGTGGTGGCGGCTACGGCGGCGGTGGTGGCCGCAGCGGTGGCGGCGGCGGTGGTGGTGGTGATGGCGGTTTCCGCAGCCCCTACGGCGCAGGCCCTCGTGGCGGTGGCGGCGGTGGTCGCTCCGGCGGTGGTGGCGGCTACGGCGGCGGTGGCAACAGCGGCTACTGA
- a CDS encoding IMPACT family protein: MSFMLAQPVHSELIIKKSRFIGCVQPVADRTAALTIVASLRAEHPAAAHVCWALMAGGQSAANDDGEPGGTAGRPMLEVLRHQQIEGSLATVVRYFGGVKLGAGGLVRAYTDSIAQALLGATLVPLVRQRGLRCAVPYALEGLVRRELAAVGAVLEAVQHADDVHFAFTLPEPEANAFIARLDDAAQGRVVWQPA, encoded by the coding sequence ATGAGCTTCATGCTGGCGCAGCCGGTCCACAGCGAACTGATCATCAAGAAGAGCCGGTTCATCGGCTGCGTGCAGCCGGTGGCGGATCGCACGGCCGCATTGACCATTGTTGCCTCGCTGCGCGCCGAGCACCCCGCGGCCGCGCATGTGTGCTGGGCCCTGATGGCCGGCGGCCAATCGGCCGCCAACGACGACGGCGAACCCGGCGGCACCGCCGGCCGCCCCATGCTGGAAGTGCTGCGCCATCAACAGATCGAAGGCTCGCTCGCGACCGTGGTGCGCTACTTCGGCGGCGTGAAGCTCGGCGCCGGTGGCCTGGTGCGCGCGTACACCGACTCCATCGCGCAGGCTCTGCTCGGCGCCACGCTCGTGCCGCTGGTGCGGCAGCGCGGCCTGCGTTGTGCCGTGCCCTATGCGCTCGAAGGACTGGTGCGGCGCGAGTTGGCGGCTGTCGGTGCGGTGCTCGAAGCCGTGCAGCATGCCGACGACGTGCACTTCGCCTTCACGCTTCCCGAACCCGAGGCGAACGCCTTCATCGCCCGCCTCGACGATGCTGCGCAAGGGCGCGTCGTCTGGCAGCCGGCGTAA
- a CDS encoding M20 family metallopeptidase, with product MNAPLHREMPAGTLDATRALSDVTAQWDGDIVRQLTDYIAIPAKSPGFDKDWSANGYLETVLRNAAAWVEAQKVEGLKLEIVRLEGRTPVLFFEVPATGTDMGETVLMYGHLDKQPEFTGWRNDLGPWTPKYENGLLYGRGGADDGYAVYASVAALQALKAQGVAHPRIVGLIETCEESGSYDLLPYVDALRPRLGNVELVICLDSGAGNYDQLWLTTSLRGMASGTLKVEVLTEGIHSGDASGLVPSSFRIMRQVLDRLEDSATGRLLPASFHCEVPADRLAQAKATAAILGEEVYKRFPWAHYDCGGSTMFALPTTTDPVEALLNRTWKPTLSVTGAEGFPALKDAGNVLRPYTAFKLSLRLPPLVDAAEAVQNLKKLLEDNAPYQARVTFESNGGATGWNAPTITPWFEDALNKASRAHFGASCGYIGQGGTIPLMNMLSAGFPKAQMMVCGVLGPRSNAHGPNEFLHVPYAKKLTAAVAEVIAALPVAHRAAAAEPVSA from the coding sequence ATGAATGCCCCCCTGCACCGCGAAATGCCTGCCGGCACGCTCGACGCGACACGCGCCCTCTCCGATGTCACCGCCCAGTGGGATGGCGACATCGTCAGGCAACTCACCGACTACATCGCCATTCCGGCCAAGTCGCCCGGCTTCGACAAGGACTGGTCGGCCAATGGCTACCTGGAGACCGTGCTGCGCAACGCGGCCGCCTGGGTCGAGGCCCAGAAGGTCGAAGGCCTGAAGCTGGAGATCGTTCGCCTCGAAGGCCGCACCCCGGTGCTGTTCTTCGAAGTGCCGGCCACCGGTACCGACATGGGCGAAACCGTGCTGATGTACGGCCACCTCGACAAGCAACCCGAATTCACCGGCTGGCGCAACGACCTCGGCCCCTGGACGCCCAAGTACGAGAACGGCCTGCTCTACGGCCGCGGCGGCGCTGACGACGGCTATGCGGTGTATGCGAGCGTCGCCGCGCTGCAGGCACTCAAGGCCCAGGGCGTGGCGCATCCGCGCATCGTCGGCCTGATCGAGACCTGCGAGGAAAGCGGCTCCTACGACCTGCTGCCGTATGTCGATGCGCTGCGTCCGCGCCTGGGCAATGTCGAGCTGGTGATCTGCCTGGATTCGGGCGCCGGCAACTACGACCAGCTGTGGCTCACCACCTCGCTGCGCGGCATGGCCAGCGGCACGCTCAAGGTCGAGGTGCTGACCGAAGGCATCCACTCGGGCGACGCATCCGGCCTCGTGCCCTCGAGCTTCCGCATCATGCGGCAGGTGCTTGATCGCCTCGAGGACAGCGCCACCGGCCGCCTGCTGCCCGCGAGCTTCCACTGCGAAGTGCCGGCCGACCGCCTCGCGCAGGCCAAGGCCACCGCCGCGATCCTTGGCGAAGAGGTCTACAAGCGCTTTCCGTGGGCGCACTACGACTGCGGCGGCTCGACGATGTTCGCGCTGCCCACCACCACCGACCCGGTGGAGGCGCTGCTCAACCGCACCTGGAAGCCCACGCTGTCGGTCACCGGTGCCGAAGGCTTTCCGGCGCTGAAGGACGCGGGCAACGTGCTGCGCCCCTACACCGCCTTCAAGCTCTCGCTCCGCCTCCCGCCGCTGGTCGATGCGGCCGAGGCGGTGCAGAACCTCAAGAAGCTGCTCGAAGACAACGCGCCCTACCAGGCGCGCGTCACCTTCGAGAGCAACGGCGGCGCCACGGGCTGGAACGCGCCGACGATCACGCCGTGGTTCGAGGACGCGCTCAACAAGGCCTCGCGGGCGCACTTCGGCGCGTCCTGCGGCTACATCGGCCAGGGCGGCACGATCCCGTTGATGAACATGCTGAGCGCCGGCTTCCCCAAGGCGCAGATGATGGTCTGCGGCGTGCTCGGCCCGAGGAGCAATGCCCACGGGCCCAACGAGTTCCTGCATGTGCCCTACGCCAAGAAGCTGACGGCCGCCGTGGCCGAAGTGATCGCCGCCCTGCCGGTCGCGCACCGCGCCGCCGCTGCGGAGCCGGTGAGCGCTTGA
- a CDS encoding SDR family oxidoreductase, with the protein MNTPSSPLVFITGASSGIGQALAVSFYDAGYRLALVARRTGEIEAWAAGRQLDASRFQIYSADVAQTDSIVAAGTACIERQGLPDVVIANAGISVGIDTTEREDIEVMTRTFATNNVGLMATFHPFVAAMRQRGSGRLVGIASVAAIRGLPGHGAYCASKAGVVAYCESLRGELHKSGVKVVTLCPGYIDTPLTQGNRYGMPFLMKAEDFADQALRAIEAGTSYRVIPWQMGVIAKIMRMLPNALLDRAVQGRERKKRSGES; encoded by the coding sequence ATGAACACTCCGTCGTCCCCGCTGGTCTTCATCACCGGCGCATCGAGCGGCATCGGCCAGGCGCTGGCGGTGAGTTTCTACGACGCGGGCTATCGCCTGGCGCTGGTTGCACGGCGTACCGGAGAGATCGAAGCCTGGGCAGCGGGGCGCCAACTGGACGCGAGCCGTTTTCAGATCTACAGCGCCGACGTGGCGCAGACAGACAGCATCGTGGCCGCCGGCACTGCCTGCATCGAACGCCAGGGGCTGCCCGACGTGGTGATCGCCAATGCCGGCATCAGCGTCGGCATCGACACGACGGAGCGCGAAGACATCGAGGTGATGACGCGGACCTTCGCGACCAACAACGTCGGCTTGATGGCCACCTTCCATCCGTTCGTGGCGGCGATGCGGCAGCGCGGCAGCGGGCGGCTGGTCGGCATCGCGAGCGTCGCGGCCATCCGCGGACTGCCAGGGCACGGGGCTTACTGCGCGAGCAAGGCCGGTGTCGTCGCCTACTGCGAGAGCCTGCGCGGCGAGTTGCACAAGAGCGGCGTCAAGGTCGTCACGCTCTGCCCGGGCTACATCGACACGCCGCTCACGCAGGGCAACCGCTACGGCATGCCCTTTCTCATGAAGGCCGAGGACTTTGCCGACCAGGCGCTGCGCGCCATCGAGGCCGGAACGAGCTATCGCGTGATTCCGTGGCAGATGGGCGTGATCGCCAAGATCATGCGCATGCTGCCGAACGCCCTGCTCGATCGCGCCGTGCAAGGCCGCGAGCGCAAGAAGCGCAGCGGCGAAAGCTGA
- the lptC gene encoding LPS export ABC transporter periplasmic protein LptC: MNQLKSAWGRVRDVLDRATIYLPIILTAAVALGTYWLVRNAPKLLEPTAKAAPTHEPDYFMRDFVIKNFLPNGDLRSELHGKEGRHYPDTDTVEVDEVNMRSVSPQGYTTRSTANRGISNSDGSEIQLFGNAVVIRDPSVGANGKPTPRLEFRGEFLHAFLDTERVTSNKPVTLIRGTDQFTADNLDYDNLSGVANLTGRVRGLLVPSAAAPGGKPR; encoded by the coding sequence ATGAACCAATTGAAAAGCGCATGGGGCCGGGTGCGCGATGTGCTCGACCGCGCAACGATCTACCTGCCGATCATCCTGACGGCGGCCGTGGCGCTCGGCACCTACTGGCTGGTGCGTAACGCGCCGAAACTGCTGGAGCCCACCGCCAAGGCGGCGCCCACGCACGAGCCCGACTACTTCATGCGCGACTTCGTGATCAAGAACTTCCTGCCCAACGGAGACCTCCGCAGCGAACTGCACGGCAAGGAAGGCCGGCACTACCCGGACACCGACACGGTCGAGGTCGACGAGGTGAACATGCGTTCCGTCTCGCCCCAGGGCTACACCACGCGCTCGACGGCCAATCGAGGGATCTCGAATTCGGACGGCAGCGAGATCCAGTTGTTCGGCAACGCAGTCGTCATTCGCGATCCTTCGGTGGGTGCGAACGGCAAGCCGACGCCGCGCCTGGAGTTCCGCGGCGAATTCCTGCATGCCTTCCTCGACACCGAACGGGTGACGTCGAACAAGCCGGTCACGCTGATCCGCGGCACCGACCAGTTCACCGCCGACAACCTCGACTACGACAACCTGAGCGGCGTCGCCAACCTGACCGGCCGGGTGCGCGGGCTGCTGGTGCCGTCGGCGGCCGCCCCGGGCGGCAAGCCGCGCTGA
- the metW gene encoding methionine biosynthesis protein MetW yields the protein MSDLEHQRLIAQLVPQGSRVLDLGCGDGALLDLLQRERGCTGYGVEIADGNVLQCIRRGVDVIQLNLDEGLAMFDDASFDVVLQIDTLQHLRNAEVMLRETARVGRIGIVAFPNFAHWPNRLSVARGRMPVTRRLPYQWYDTPNIRVGTFKDFEVLAGKNNLRVLDAFGLQDGRDVRWLPNARASTAVFKFERGG from the coding sequence ATGAGCGACCTCGAACATCAACGACTGATTGCACAGCTCGTGCCCCAAGGTTCGCGCGTGCTCGACCTCGGCTGCGGCGACGGCGCCCTGCTCGACCTCTTGCAGCGCGAGCGCGGCTGTACCGGCTACGGCGTGGAGATCGCCGACGGCAACGTGCTGCAGTGCATCCGCCGCGGCGTCGACGTGATCCAGCTGAACCTCGACGAAGGCCTCGCGATGTTCGACGACGCCTCCTTCGACGTCGTGCTGCAGATCGACACCTTGCAGCACTTGCGCAATGCCGAGGTGATGCTGCGCGAAACCGCGCGCGTCGGCCGCATCGGCATCGTGGCCTTCCCCAATTTTGCGCACTGGCCCAACCGCCTGAGCGTGGCACGCGGTCGCATGCCTGTGACGCGCCGCCTGCCCTACCAGTGGTACGACACGCCCAACATCCGCGTGGGCACCTTCAAGGACTTCGAGGTGCTGGCCGGCAAGAACAACCTGCGCGTGCTCGATGCCTTCGGCCTGCAGGACGGGCGCGACGTGCGCTGGCTGCCCAACGCGCGCGCCAGCACGGCGGTCTTCAAGTTCGAGCGCGGCGGCTGA